In Colletotrichum destructivum chromosome 1, complete sequence, the sequence GCAAGGGAGTAGCGGAGCCGGGGGGGGTCAATGGAGAATCCCCCTCTTTGTCGGGCAAATGGTCTCCCAATTAGCAGCCCCTGTACTACATCGAAACTGAGTGGGTTGCCAAACGTTGGTGCTGGACCGGCCATGCAAGATAagcgccgcagccgcagccgcagccatAAGCTAGGAGATGGTGTGCGTCATCACCTCTGCAGCAGTCCGGGGTGACGTCTCCGAACGGACTCAGCCGAAAAGTGCTAAGAGAGCGCGACAGGTCGTGTGGTGGCATCGCAGAAGCCGTGTCGCCTACAGTGCCAGATCATGCATGCGTCGATGCCGGTTGACACTCGGCTGGCACATCAGTCGAATGCCGTGAATGGTGTGTGTGGCACACTGGCAACACCCCGTctggccgagggcaaggGTATCAGCCAACATCAGCCATGCTTCAGGTTGTCTGTCACCGACCACCCGGCATGATGGAGGAAAAACCGGGGTTGTTGACCATAAGACGCTAGGAAAATGCCATGTTTCAACCCCAGATATCCCTCCGGCTACATCCATGTGGTGCCGCGATGCCGGGATTCTGCTCGGGAGGGTGGGGATGGACAAGCCGGGTACACCTTTCCAGAACGAATGGGCATTTTGACGACGTCTCGGATGGTTGATTCATTGTTGGTTCCATGTGGCTCATTGCGCTAATAATTAGCGAAGTTTGGGGAAATTTACTGTCTGTGAGGCAGTGGCTCATCGTTCATGAGGGGCCATCAAGGGCACGATGTGAACCGACCTAGACAATGCCAATCTTGGAGAGAATCCAGAAGTTGAATtaaggggaaaaaaaggaggggcGTATGTAGATCCTGGAGAGCGACCAGAGCGATGTGGAACGCGGGAAACACCAAGGAGATGATGAGATATGAGTACCTGGAGAACGCTCTCCGGTGGTTTGGCGGTTTGGCGGTTTGACGGCGGTTTCTGTTCCGGGCCCCAAGCTCCTCTTTCCCTGCCGAGGTAGGGATGACACGTGCCACCACGGATGCTAAGCTCCGGGCTGTGGCTTGTGGTTGGCTGAATAGAAAGTACGTACCGCTGCGCAGTTCGCCAGCTACGTCATTGGCCAGTCACCTCAGTGCgcccatcgccatcgctATTGCAatcgccatcatcattcCTTCCTCAGTTGTCCaaccacctacctacctacctagtaCCTTACCTTTCTTGCCTTAGGTCCTTAGGTAGTTGGGTATATGTACTGCGACTAGGTGCTGTACTAAATAGCGTAGCTGTGCCACAGGACGCCACGCCTCGCCTGTATCCGCATCATTGTGACGGACAGGAACTTCCAACGACATCTCATCTCACCAATCTTCAGCATATCCAACCTACCTCGCAGataccctctctctctctctctctctctctcaactCATCGCTTCACCTcgcctacctaccttacaCTCTTCATCCCTGCAGACCCTGTCTTAGACCTAGGCCCGGACCCCGGACCAAACCACATCTAGGAGATTCATCCATCCACGCAGTCGACACGATAGTCCCACCAGGAGGACTACGACCTCCAAAACACAGCACAGGCTTCGTTCGCTTCAGCAGCTTCTCCGTCGTCGCGTCACGATGCTGTCCtgcttcggcttcggccggCCGTCGCGCGAGGAACGCGAACGCGAACCTCTGCTGCCTCGCTACAACGATGATACAGCCTTGCAGCAGCGCCTCCACGAGAAGCTTCACACGTACCAGATGCTTCGCGCCATTGGCAAGGGGTACATGCCTTCCAACGAGCAGCTCATCATCAACCTGCGCACCCTCCTGTCCGCCGACATCCTCAACCCCGACACCCCGGATCTCAGCGACGCCGGACGCGCCCTCGTGCTGAACGTCAAGCTCCTCATCAAACAGCTcatcgagctgctgctccaCAAGAACGACAAGGACCAGATCCAGGACTTTGTCTGGTACCTGACCAAGGCCCGCCTGTCTGTCGACGCCTACGACATTGGCGCACGAGCatccaaggccaaggcgagGGCCGATACAGTGGCAGGTAAGTTCCGGAATCTCGCCCTCTCCACCTCAAAGGTCCCTGGTTTCATGCCATGGGGGAAAATTGTAGCACCGACCAGCGATTCCGTTTGTACTGACATCGTCCAGCATACAAGAGCTTACAGACCGTCGGCTCACTAATCCTCACCAACAAAGACTtccgtctcttcctctcggATCTGAGTACCGTCGGCCGCGAGGTCTTCCGGGACACTGCCTTCACCCTGTCCGACGTCTCCAGACAGGCGGCCAAGGATGTTGAACCCTCCaaagaggacgaggaagcaATCAAGCATCCGAATGGGGACTCGAAGCCTCCGCCATCCAAGGCCGAAATCCAGGGCGAAGCTATAGACGTTTCCAAGGTTGTTActgacggcgtcgcccgTGTCGCCGATGAGGCTGGTCACAGCCTGGCTGATCACCTCACcggcgaggagcaggagacACTTGTGAGCAGGTTGAAAAAGACAGTCCTCAACCTGCGCGGGAGAAAGGATTACTCCGACTCAGTTTCGACCCTCTCCCTGCTCATCCGACGCTACCTTCTAATCTACTCCCACGCCATCTCGGACACTATTCAGGTGGCCCAGGAGGACATTGACACCAACCCGGAGGCTGACCGCGCGCTTCACAACTTCTGGCTGTTCTTGACCTCGCTTGGGGACCGCGAGCACTGgaacgaggtcgagcgcATATTCAAGGTCGTCATGGAACACGGTCGCAGTGACCCCGAGTTTGACAAGCTTGTCAGACAAATCGGTAACCTGCTCCAAGACATCCTTACGGATCCCGACTTCTTCGAACACGCCGAAGACCGGTTCAGGGAGTTGAGAGCAAAGTCGCGGGAGTTGACCTCAGAGTCGTCGATACGCGACGATCTCGATGCCCTGCTAGACCGCGTGCATCTGGCACTGCACTCTGTGCTTGAGGACACCGACATCAAAAAAGTCCTGCACACGACCAAGAGGATCCTGAAGATCCTGTCGCCGGCTAGCGAGTATCTCAACGGCGAGCTCTTGGCCGACTCGACCAACATTTTCATACCCTTGTTGATCCAGGCCATCCAGTACATCCCGATCCCTCGCCTCGAGGTCTCGATGCCGACTATTGATCTCCTATTGGAAAACTTGATCCTGGAACCCGGTCGCACAGTGAACAACAGCTCATTCCTGCCCTTCAAGCTCAACATTTCGACCCAGAATGACGTCGAGATCCGGAAAGCGCGGTTCCGAACGACGACTTCGGTCAAGACGCTCATGAGGATCACGTTGTCGGGCCTGTCGATTGCCGCCGAAGACCTCGGATATTGGCTGCGCCTCCACTCGGGCATATTGAGACTCGCTGACGCTGGGATTGCGGGCTTCCATCTTGACGAGCGTGGTATTGACGTTGCCATCGATGTGGAGGTCGGAAAAGAGCGCCTGGAAAACATGCTTACGCTTCAtggcgtccgcgtccgcaTCCACCATCTGGATTACAGCCTTCGGAAGAGCAGCCTTTCCTGGCTCGCTTGGCTGCTTAAGCCACTCATCCGACCGACGGTCAAGGCCGCATTGGAGGCGCAGATTGCGACTGGCATTAGCGAGGGGCTTCATTTCGCCAACAGAGAGATGCTCTATGCGCGCGAGCGGTTGCGCGCCACTCGTATTGCCGACCCGCAGGACTTGTGGACTTTCGTCAAGGCCGTGGCGGCGAGATTGGTGCCACCCGAGGACCCAGACCTGTACACCCGCGTGGGTGTCACGCAGCCTGGACGGGGCGTGTTCAAGGGTGTGTATGCACCCGGCAGTCTCGTCAAGATGTGGAACGAAGAGGCGACCCTTGCAGGCGACCGAGTGCATGAATATCAGAGAGACGGCTGGCGCAACTCCATCTTCGACGTTGGCACCACTGGTGTCACCATCTAAATCCTGTGCGATGCGATGCTGTAGGTGCGGAGGGAGGGATACGCGGGGAAAACGACGCTGTCGCAATCGCTGTCGCAGCCGCAGTCGACTGGGCGGCGGGCATACAGGCTAACGTTAGCCAAGACTGAACAGCAAAGAGAAGCAGAAGATGGCACGTTATGGACTCGAGAGC encodes:
- a CDS encoding Putative bactericidal permeability-increasing protein, alpha/beta domain superfamily, which produces MLSCFGFGRPSREEREREPLLPRYNDDTALQQRLHEKLHTYQMLRAIGKGYMPSNEQLIINLRTLLSADILNPDTPDLSDAGRALVLNVKLLIKQLIELLLHKNDKDQIQDFVWYLTKARLSVDAYDIGARASKAKARADTVAAYKSLQTVGSLILTNKDFRLFLSDLSTVGREVFRDTAFTLSDVSRQAAKDVEPSKEDEEAIKHPNGDSKPPPSKAEIQGEAIDVSKVVTDGVARVADEAGHSLADHLTGEEQETLVSRLKKTVLNLRGRKDYSDSVSTLSLLIRRYLLIYSHAISDTIQVAQEDIDTNPEADRALHNFWLFLTSLGDREHWNEVERIFKVVMEHGRSDPEFDKLVRQIGNLLQDILTDPDFFEHAEDRFRELRAKSRELTSESSIRDDLDALLDRVHLALHSVLEDTDIKKVLHTTKRILKILSPASEYLNGELLADSTNIFIPLLIQAIQYIPIPRLEVSMPTIDLLLENLILEPGRTVNNSSFLPFKLNISTQNDVEIRKARFRTTTSVKTLMRITLSGLSIAAEDLGYWLRLHSGILRLADAGIAGFHLDERGIDVAIDVEVGKERLENMLTLHGVRVRIHHLDYSLRKSSLSWLAWLLKPLIRPTVKAALEAQIATGISEGLHFANREMLYARERLRATRIADPQDLWTFVKAVAARLVPPEDPDLYTRVGVTQPGRGVFKGVYAPGSLVKMWNEEATLAGDRVHEYQRDGWRNSIFDVGTTGVTI